One genomic segment of Phyllopteryx taeniolatus isolate TA_2022b chromosome 12, UOR_Ptae_1.2, whole genome shotgun sequence includes these proteins:
- the LOC133487072 gene encoding ly6/PLAUR domain-containing protein 1-like — translation MWILTILTLLLLFFFKSGLALQIRCYQCEEVTHDCTTPEFVVNCTINVQDMCQNEVLVKADGIHYRKSCASSGACLIASSGYQQFCTGKMNSVCITCCNTSLCNGPRHKKRPQASASVSLTAPYFTVFALFFLLSSLNANSGLF, via the exons ATGTGGATCCTCACCATTCTTACTTTGCTCCTGCTTTTCTTCTTCAAGTCAG gcCTGGCTCTACAGATTCGGTGCTATCAATGCGAGGAGGTCACTCACGACTGCACCACCCCAGAGTTCGTGGTCAACTGCACCATCAACGTGCAGGACATGTGCCAGAACGAGGTGCTGGTGAAGGCAGATG GAATACACTACCGCAAGTCTTGCGCCTCCTCGGGAGCTTGTCTCATCGCTTCCTCCGGCTACCAGCAGTTCTGCACGGGCAAGATGAACTCAGTGTGCATCACCTGCTGTAACACGTCACTGTGCAATGGACCACGCCACAAGAAAAGGCCCCAAGCGTCTGCTTCCGTTAGCCTGACCGCGCCATATTTCACAGTTTTtgcactctttttcttgctctctTCACTCAACGCCAACAGTGGACTGTTTTAA